In Mycobacteriales bacterium, the genomic stretch TCGCGGCCGCGCGCGTCTCCAGCTCGTCGCCCGGACTCCGACGATCGGCAATGAGCTCGGCATAGGACTCGACCTGCGGGCGCAGGTCGGTCGGACAGCGCTGCACAGCGACCTCGGCGCAGCGGGCGGCGGCGCGGGCCAGACCCGGGTCCCGCAGCCCGTCCCGCGCGGCGGCCTCCCAGGCGCCGGCCACCGGCTGCGCCGCCTCCGCAGCGACGTCGGCGGCGCGCGGATCGTCGAGCAGTGTCACCACCAGGCCGGCGAGTCCCGGCCACCACCGCGTGGGTACGGCGTCCACGCAGCGCAGTTCCAGAAAGCCGCGCAGCCGTACCGGTGGGAAGAGGGTGGTCAGGTGCAGGTCGAGGTCGGTGGTCGTCGGTCGCCGCTCGGCCAGCTCCGCCTCCCCGCTCACCCACGCGGCGAACGGCACCCGTCGGGTCACCGGGCGGATCGTCGCGGTCTCGGGATCGCGGGTCAGCATCACCGGCGCGACGAGGGCGTAGCGCGCCCACTGCGCGGCCGGCTCCCTGCCGTCGAGCAACGGCCCGCATCGGGCCCGATCGATCTGGCCCCACACCTGCTGGCGCATCGACCGCCACCCGGACGCATGACCGGCGATGAGCGGGGAGCAGGCCGAGATCGCCACCAGGACCGGGCCCAGCCGGTGCATCAGCGCGACCCTCGCCGCCCAACCGGATTCCGGTCCGGCGTCGAGGTTGATCTGCAAGGCGGCGGTCGCGCACATCATCGCCAGACCGGGCTCGGCCGCGCCGATGGACGCGAAGTGCCGCTCCATCGCGACATAGCGGCCGCCCGGGCTCATCCGGCGTACCTCCCGGGCCGGATCGGCGCCGACGCTGGCGAGCAACAGCCCGTCGGCGGCCAACGCCTCGGCGAGGGCGGCGGCATCGCGCTGCAGGGCGTGTACGGCGGAGGCGACGCCGGCGAGCGGAGGCGTCGACAACTCGACCTGCCCACCCGGTTCGACGGTGACCCGGCTGCCGTCCTCGAGCGCGGGAAGCCGGTCCAGCACGGTCATGAGCCGCGACCACTCGACGCGGGCGGCCGGACGATGTCGGTCCACGACATGGAATTCGAGTTCGAGGCCGACCAATCCGGTGACCGACGGCGCAAGAGCACGGGACACCACGTGTTCACGTGCGATCTCGAGAGAGTTCAGACGCGTCGGTACGTCGGTCAGTGATTGAGCGGACATCCGCCCCCTCCAGGTCCGGACCGGTCTCCGTTCTCCGGAAGACCGCGGGTCGGTGCGGGGGCGGCCAGGGCTTCGACCGTCCTCACGTCCACCCTTACTCGCGACGTCGCCATTCGCAACCCGAACCGGGATACGGTGGACAGTGATAGCCAGCCGGCTCGGCAGGATCGGGGGCGAGCGCGGTGGCGGAGGTGGCGGTGCGCGATGCACGCCGGATCCAACTGGGAAGCGGCTACGCGACCGCCGTGACCGACGAAGGCACCGGACCGGCCGTGGTTCTGGTCCACGGCACCCCCCTGGACCAGCGCGCGTGGGCGGGCCTGGAACCGTTGCTGCGCGGCCACTTCCGGGTGGTCAGCTATGACCTGCGTGGTCACGGCACTGCGCGCGACTGTCCCCCGACCGGTTATCCGGCCCTGAGCCATGACCTCATCGCCCTGCTCGACCGGCTGGGCATCGACCGGGCACACCTGATCGGTCATTCCTACGGAGGACAGGTCGTCCAGACCGCGGCGTTGGCCTATCCGGAACGGATCAGTGCGCTGACCCTCGTATGCACGCGGTCGAGTCCGGTTCCCGCAATGGAGGTCGCGGCCGACCAGATCGCGCGCAGCGACGGGAACCGCGCCGTCACTGGCACGCTCAGCCGGTGGTTCAGCCCGGCCGCGATCGTCGCGAACCCGCCGGCGGTGCGCTACGCCCGGTCATGCATCACCGACATCGACGAGCAGGTCTGGGCAAATGCCCTGCGCACCATCGGGGTGTACGACGTCGCCCACCGTTTGGGCGACATCGACGCGCCGGTGCAGCTCGTCGCCGCGGAGCACGATGCCATTTCCACTCCCGCCATCATGCGGGACATGACCGACCGGCTGCGCCATGGACGACTGGATGTCCTAGCCGGGGCCTGGCACATGGCACCGGTCGAATCCCCCGAACGCCTGGCCGAGATCCTGCTCCGCCACTGATGCGGGACTTGCCCTTGCCGCGCGTCAACCTTCTAGCCTTCCTCCCGTGGGCGCTCTCCGTGCGGACGACCGGGACGAACAGCTGCTGAGCATCGGCCAGCTCGCCCGGCTGTCCGGGCTGACGTCCCGGGCGCTGCGGCACTACCACCGCCTCGGACTGCTGTCCCCGGACAAGGTCGACCCGGTCCACCGGCGTCGTTACTACTCGCCGGACGCGATCCGGTCGGCACGGCTCATCGCCGCGCTGCGGGAGCTTGATGTGCCACTCGATGACGTGCGCACCTGCCTGCAGGCGATCGACGACGAAACCGCATTGACCGCAGTCCTGACCGCACACGGCCGCCGGCTGTCCGCGCGCTCCGCACGGGTCCGCGGCTCCCTCCACCGTCTCGACCACCTGCTCGCAGAAGGAGATATCAGCATGGCCCTCACCGAACCCGAGGAATCTGCACGAGCGATCGAGCCGCCGGACCAACGCCGGCTCGCGGCCGATCTCTTCAACGGCGTCTGGACGCTGATGGAGAAGGAGGACCGCACCCGGGACGAGGACGACCGCATGATCCACATGGCGCACGCCTCCCGCTACCACTGGGAGGCGGTCGGCACTCCGGCAAATCTGGCCCGCGGCGAGTGGCAGTGCTCACGCGTCTACGCCGTCCTGGGGCGCGGCGAGCCGAGCCTGCACCACGCCCGGCGTGTGCTCGACATCTGTCGGGAAAATGACATCGGCGACTGGGATCTGGCCTTCGCCTACGAGGCCATCGCCCGCGCGTACGCCGTGTCCGGTGACCCCCAGGTGGCCCGCGACTACACCGAACAGGCATTGGCCGCAGCGGAGGACATCGCCGAGGACGAAGAACGTGCGCTCGTCATGGCCGACCTGGAGACCATCCCCGGGCAACCCCGCTTCTGGTGACCGCGGACTGCCACCGATGGACGAGCTTCGAAATGTGCTGTGGATCGGCGGAGCTGCAGGAGCCGGCAAGACGACGGTCGCGCGTCACCTTGCACGTCGCTACGGCCTGCGTCGATACAACCCCGACACTCAGACCTGGAATCACCTCGCTCAGGCACTCGCCAACGGAAACCCGGCGGCCCAGAGGTTCGCCCACATGACCCCCGTAGAACGAGCAGCCGCCACACCGAGCGAGATCCACTACGACCGCGGGCCGATGGTCATCGACGACCTACGCTCGCTACCGACGAACCCCTTGACTCTGGCCGAGTTGATACCACCGGAACAGGTCGCCACGTCGATCGGCCAGGCCGTCTTTCTCATGCCCTCACAAGAGGTACAGCGCAGCAGACTTGAACGTCGACACCCGCAGGGTGTGCCACCGCGCTACCTCCGCAGCTGGCAGGAAACGACCGAAAAGGTGGCGCAAACCGGAACTCACGTCATCGTCGTCGACGACCTCACCGCCGAAGACACGATCGCCGAAGTCGAGCGATTCTTCGCCAGCCGTCTCGCCCAAGCGCCTACGCCGCAGTCGATCGACGAGCGCCGGGGTCTGCTCCGCTACGCCAATCACGCGCTCGTGAACCAGTGTCTCGGGTGGTCGCGCTACACCCCGGGCGGCGATGTCAGCCGCACTGTCCTCGAATTCGACTGCGAGTGTGCTGCACCCACCTGCACCGCCCTGGTCAAGCTCCCACTGACCGATGCTTTGAGGGCGGGGACGAGCACGCACCCGTCGATTCTGGCGGCCGGGCATTCCGTCTGAGCCAACGGGGCCTACCGCATGCGACTGTTCCAAACGGCGGCCGACTTCGATGTTGCCCGTTACTATCAGAATCACGGTTTCGAGGGCGAGGTGACTGCTCAGCCCTCGCTACGACCCGTCCGCCTTGCGTGAGCAGGAAGAGATCGTCGATCCGGGCTGGTTGCAGCGCACCGACCGCGTGGTGCGCGTCGCCGGTATCCCGGGCGGGAGGACGACCTCGTGATCACTGCACTACGCAACCCCCACAGCCTTGTCGGCACATGGCGAGGTCGCGCGGCGCTGGCCGCCGTTGCCATTGTCGTGACGTCGACGGCCGTGGCGTGCACCTCGAGCGGGACTCCATCTGCATCCGCGGCCGGGCAAAGCGGGATCGCGTGGAAGAGTTGTAAGGGGCTGGGCAACAAGTTCCAGTGTGCGCGGGTTTCGGTGCCGTTGGACTGGAGCCAACCGAACGGCAAGAAAATCGGACTAGCGGTGATTCGTCACCTCGCTAGCCGGCCGAGCCAGCGAATCGGATCGATGTTCATCAATCCGGGCGGGCCGGGCCAGAGCGGCGTCGGTCTGGTGCGGAATTCGGGCGCCGAATTGAGCAACGCGTGGGGAGCGGGCCGCTTCAATCTGGTGAGCTGGGACCCCCGGGGCACGAACGACAGCACACCCGTGAAGTGCTTCGCGAATACCGCCGACCGGGACCGGTTCTGGAAGGGTGTGACGTTTCCCTATACGCGCGCTGGATCGCTGCTGTACCAACGCAAAGCCATCCAGCTGGCGAGCAGGTGCGAAAAGCTCAGTGGGCCGCTTCTGTCGCACATTTCCACCGCGGACACCGCTCGTGACCTCAACCGACTTCGCGAGCTCGTCGGGGGCCAGAAGATCACCTACGTCGGCCTGTCTTACGGGTCGTTCATCGGCCAGATCTACGCCAACCTGTTCCCGACGAAGGTGCGGGCGATGATGATCGACGGCATCGTCGATCCGGTCGACTCAACCATGAGCATGGAGACAAATCTCCGCAACGCGCTGTCGTCCTCCGACGAGGTGTTCGGGCAGCTCATCGCACAGTGTCAAAAGGCAGGCCCAAAACGCTGTGCGCTCGCCGGTCATGGCGAGACGGTCGCGCAGCGGGTGGCAGGACTGTTCACCAAGGTCCATCGGGCGCCGATCCCAGCACCCCACGCGAATCCCCCCGGCGTGCTCAGCCCCACGGACCTGCAGGCCGCCACGTTCACCCAGCTGCGGTTGCCGCTCACCTGGCCCGTGCTCGCGAAGAATCTCGAGGCCGGCGTCGAGGGTGACGCGTCGGCTCTGAAGACAGCCGCGAAGGGGACTCAATCGCCGGCGGGCATGGATGCCGACACCGCGTCGGCAGTGGTCTCGTGCGCCGATGCTCCGGCCCGCGTGCCGTTGTCGGCATGGCCCGCGCAGATCGCGCGCTTCAACCAGGCGGGCGAGCTGTGGGGTCCGCTGCTGGGCTGGGGGCTGTGGGCACAGTGCGCCGCCTTCAGTCGGCCGCACACCGCCGACCAGTACACCGGCTCCTGGAACGCCAAGACCAAAATCCCGATCATGGTGGTCGGCGCCCGTTACGACCCCGGCACGCCGTACCTCAATGCCGTGGTCGCGCAGCACCGACTGGGCAACGCCGTGCTGATCACGCTGAACGGTTTCGGCCACCCGAGCTACCAGGTCCCGAGCAAGTGCCTCGACGCAGCCCGCGTGCGTTATCTCGTCCATCTCGTCCCCCCACGCAACGGCACGGTCTGCCAGCCGGACCAGAGTCCGTTCGGGTAGGCAGACAAGCCGCGACTGGTACACACTCGGGTGCCATTCGCCGGTCGCGGGACGAGGAGCATGGACCACCGGATCGAGTTCACCGAGTCGGAGAATCCGTGGGCTCCGACGGCGGTAATTGCGGAGATCAACGAGCGCACCGGCAGCGGCCTGGAGCTGGTCGGCTTGGCTGAGCAGACCGGTGGTACCAGCAGCGCCGCATACGTGCAGTGGCCGGACGGCCGGCCCGGTGCGCTCACCAGGACCTGGACGCCGCTCGCCCGGATGCGGCAGACCGCCGACGTCCTGTCGATGGTCCGGTCCCACGGCCTGCCCGTCCCGCGACACGATCTCGTCCTCGAACTCGCCGACGGCGCGGTCGCCGTCGTACAGGAGCGGTTGCCGGGCAGCCATGCCCGCCATGTCGATGCGGACGTCATCGACGTCATGGTCGACATGAACGACCGGTTCACCGGCCTGCTCACCGACTACCCTGACGTCCCACGCCCACCGGCCTTCCCGCCACCCGATGACCACCGCTGGCACGAGACCGTCGGCCGCCACAGCGACCGGAGCCGGCGCCTGCTCGGCCGGTTGGCAGAAATGGACCGTGATTGCGCGCTTGAAACGACCGGTGACGACGTCGTCCACCTTGACTACTCGGTCGGCAACATCCTGTTCGACCAGCACGGGCAGATCAGCGGCGTCATCGACTGGAACTTCGGCGTCGCCCGCGGCGACCGGCGGCTCGCGCTGCTCGGCATGAAGGTCCACCTCACCAATGAAGGTGACGAGTACGGCGCCAAGATTGATGGCCTCGACCGGCTGGACACGATCCTGTCCACCACGATCGATCCGACCCTGCTACGCCTCTACTGGGCGCACCTGACCGTGCACCGGGTCCACTGGGCGATCGAGAACAACCTTCCGCCCGAGAGAATCGGCCAGGAACTCGATCTCGCGGACCGCCATGTCACCTGATCCTCGACACTGCCCGCAGGCAGCGATCGGCTACCTGCGGCCGGCGAGGACCGGACGCCGCCGGGACAGCGCCACCGTCGACGCCGCGATGAGCAGGCCGGCGCCACAAAATCCGCCCTGGGCAGGTGCGGACCCGCCTGATGTTGGGTAGATGAAACTAAATGATTACCGCCTCGGCCACGCTCGCCGCTGCCCACGGGCAGACCTGGCGGCAGGTCGGCGAGTTGGTCCTGGCGTTCGGGTTGTCCTCGATCGTCGGCCTCGAGCGACAGATTCGGGGCAAGAGCGCCGGCCTGCGCACCCAGGCGATCGTCGGCACCGCCTCAGCCCTGATCCTGCTCGTCAGCAAATACGGCTTCGCCGATGTACTCAGCTCCGGGACGGTGGTGCTCGACCCGTCCCGGGTCGCCGCCCAGATCGTATCCGGGATCGGCTTCCTCGGCGCGGGACTGATCATCACCCGCCGCGGCGCCATCCGCGGGCTGACCACCGCAGCAGCCGTTTGGGAGACCGCAGCGATCGGCATGGCCGCCGGCGCCGGCCTCTCGCTGCTCGCCCTCACGGTGACGGCGCTGCACTTCGTCATCGTGCTCGGCTATACGCCGCTGATGAGGCATCTGCCCAACCAGCGACGCGGGACGTCGACGCTCCGGGTGACCTACGAGGATGGCAAGGGCGTGCTCCGGCACCTGCTCGCCGCCTGCACCGAGCATTCCTGGACGATCACGGATCTGGCGATCGAGGGATCGCGGTCCCCGGAGGCGATCGACGACTTCGACGCGCTTGCCGCCGAGGGGAGCCCGCGGCCGGTCAGCGTCGTCCTGGGTGTGTCCGGGGACGGGGTGCCGCAGGATCTGCACTCGCTCGCAACGGTCGACGGCGTGCTCGGCATCGACCACGTCGAGGACGAGAACGAATAGGCCGCTACGCAGGCGCCGCGACGTGGTCCCGCCAGCTGTGCGCGGGCTCGAAGCCGAGCGCGGACCGGGCCCGGTCGATCGCGAGAAGCGTCTCGAACCCCTCGACCGGTCGGCTCCGCTCGACGTCCGGATAGACCGCGGCGAGCAGATCGGCCGACGGCGTGGCCATGACGGTGTCGGCAGCCGCGATGATGTAGCTCGACGCACCCTCGACCTGCGCCTCCAGCGCCAGCCGGCAGGCGGTCCCGACATCCCGGCCGTCGATGTAGCCCCAGAGGTTCCACCGGCGTAGCTCCGGGTCTTTCCAGTAGTCCGGAAATTGCTCGTAGTCGTCCGGCCCGAGGATGTTGGAGAATCGCAGTCCCACGAACGGGATCCCCGACCACCGGGAGATCTGTTCAGCGACCGTTTCACTCGCCACCTTCGACAACGCATACGTCGAGGTCGGATGCGGATAGTGGTCCTCGTCCACCGGGGCGTAGAGCGGCGGCTCGTCGAACGGCAGGCCCAGGGTCGTCTCGCTGGACGCCCAGACCACGCGACGCAGACCCATCTTCGTCGCACCGTGGAAGACGTTGAAGTTCATCACGGTGTTGGACGCGAACGTCTCCGCCGGCGTATGGCGGCCCGGGGCCGGGATGTTGGCCAGGTGGACGACCGCGTCGACGCCCTCGAGCACCTCGATCGCCTGCCCGTAGTCGGTCAGATCGGCAGCGAGCAGAGGTACGCCGAGGTCCGGCCCGGCGGCGACATCGGTCGCTCGTACCTTCATGCCGTGCTCGAGCAGGTCGCGGACCACCATCCGCCCGGCCTTTCCGCTGGCTCCGGTTACCGCTATGCAGGTCATCGTCATCCCTTCCTCGCCATCCTCACCCGACCCTATCGACCGGCTCCTCCCCACCCGTTCGGCCACCACTAGCATGGCGTCGGTCCACGAATTCCGATCAGTCTGGAATCGGTGATGACTGACACCAGTGACGGCGACAACGGCGTACAGCCGGAGGAGATCCGCGCCTCGGACGCCGAACGCGAAGCCGTCGTCGCCCGGCTGAATACGGCCACCAGCGAAGGCCGGCTGCAGCTCGACGAGTTCAGCGCCCGGGTCGATCGGGCCTACCAGGCGCGCGCCCGAGGTGAGCTCGACGATCTCGTCCGAGACCTTCCCGCCACGTCCGGCGTCGTACCGGGAGCGGTCTCGACACCCGCCGTCCCGTCCGCCCAGGGGCAGGGGCACACGCACTGGCACGTCACACCACTCGGGGGTCTCAGCCGTCGAGGGCGGTGGCGGGTGCCCGAGAACACCGTTTCGGTGGCGCTGATCGGCGGGGTGAGCCTGGACCTGCGGGAGGCCGAACTCGCGGCCCGTGAAGTCACCCTGACGGCGGTGACGGTGATCGGCGGATTCGACGTCACCGTTCCCTCCGGCATGCGTGTCGAGGTCGAGGGGTTCAGCCTGCTCGGCGGCCGGAAGGTCGATGTCGACGAGCGGGCCGCGCCCGACGCACCGACCCTCCGGCTTCGGGTGTTCTCGATCCTGGGTGGTGCGAAAATCCGCAGCCTCCGGCCAGCCGACCGTCGCTCCGCCTGACCTCGGTGGTTGCGGCTCCGTCAGTGGGCGGGGCCGACCTGGTCGAGGCCGGCCCGCCGCGCCGCGTTCAGGGCGACCTGGGTGGCGCCGTGCAGCGCGGCGCCGCGACCGAGGGTGCTGACCTCGACTCTGACCGGCTGCGGCCAGAGGGTGGCGAGGTGCTCTCGGAAGGGTTCGAGCAGGGCCGGGTGAGCGCCGAGCGGGCCGCCGAGCAGCACCAGCGCCGGATCAACCGACGCGATGAGAGCGACTGCGGCGTGTGCCGCCGACGCCGTGAGCCGCGAGATGGTGGCGGCCCGTTTCCTCCCCGACCGCGAGTCGAGTAGGCCGCTGACCTGGTCGACGTCGACCGCGGGTGGGCTGGCCGGACCGGTGCTCGCCCGGGCAAGCCGTTGGGCGAGCGTCTCGTTCGCGCCGGAAGCACC encodes the following:
- the egtA gene encoding ergothioneine biosynthesis glutamate--cysteine ligase EgtA, whose protein sequence is MSAQSLTDVPTRLNSLEIAREHVVSRALAPSVTGLVGLELEFHVVDRHRPAARVEWSRLMTVLDRLPALEDGSRVTVEPGGQVELSTPPLAGVASAVHALQRDAAALAEALAADGLLLASVGADPAREVRRMSPGGRYVAMERHFASIGAAEPGLAMMCATAALQINLDAGPESGWAARVALMHRLGPVLVAISACSPLIAGHASGWRSMRQQVWGQIDRARCGPLLDGREPAAQWARYALVAPVMLTRDPETATIRPVTRRVPFAAWVSGEAELAERRPTTTDLDLHLTTLFPPVRLRGFLELRCVDAVPTRWWPGLAGLVVTLLDDPRAADVAAEAAQPVAGAWEAAARDGLRDPGLARAAARCAEVAVQRCPTDLRPQVESYAELIADRRSPGDELETRAAATSPLRSLEEEAGA
- a CDS encoding alpha/beta hydrolase; translated protein: MRDARRIQLGSGYATAVTDEGTGPAVVLVHGTPLDQRAWAGLEPLLRGHFRVVSYDLRGHGTARDCPPTGYPALSHDLIALLDRLGIDRAHLIGHSYGGQVVQTAALAYPERISALTLVCTRSSPVPAMEVAADQIARSDGNRAVTGTLSRWFSPAAIVANPPAVRYARSCITDIDEQVWANALRTIGVYDVAHRLGDIDAPVQLVAAEHDAISTPAIMRDMTDRLRHGRLDVLAGAWHMAPVESPERLAEILLRH
- a CDS encoding MerR family transcriptional regulator, with translation MGALRADDRDEQLLSIGQLARLSGLTSRALRHYHRLGLLSPDKVDPVHRRRYYSPDAIRSARLIAALRELDVPLDDVRTCLQAIDDETALTAVLTAHGRRLSARSARVRGSLHRLDHLLAEGDISMALTEPEESARAIEPPDQRRLAADLFNGVWTLMEKEDRTRDEDDRMIHMAHASRYHWEAVGTPANLARGEWQCSRVYAVLGRGEPSLHHARRVLDICRENDIGDWDLAFAYEAIARAYAVSGDPQVARDYTEQALAAAEDIAEDEERALVMADLETIPGQPRFW
- a CDS encoding alpha/beta hydrolase, which translates into the protein MITALRNPHSLVGTWRGRAALAAVAIVVTSTAVACTSSGTPSASAAGQSGIAWKSCKGLGNKFQCARVSVPLDWSQPNGKKIGLAVIRHLASRPSQRIGSMFINPGGPGQSGVGLVRNSGAELSNAWGAGRFNLVSWDPRGTNDSTPVKCFANTADRDRFWKGVTFPYTRAGSLLYQRKAIQLASRCEKLSGPLLSHISTADTARDLNRLRELVGGQKITYVGLSYGSFIGQIYANLFPTKVRAMMIDGIVDPVDSTMSMETNLRNALSSSDEVFGQLIAQCQKAGPKRCALAGHGETVAQRVAGLFTKVHRAPIPAPHANPPGVLSPTDLQAATFTQLRLPLTWPVLAKNLEAGVEGDASALKTAAKGTQSPAGMDADTASAVVSCADAPARVPLSAWPAQIARFNQAGELWGPLLGWGLWAQCAAFSRPHTADQYTGSWNAKTKIPIMVVGARYDPGTPYLNAVVAQHRLGNAVLITLNGFGHPSYQVPSKCLDAARVRYLVHLVPPRNGTVCQPDQSPFG
- a CDS encoding phosphotransferase; translated protein: MDHRIEFTESENPWAPTAVIAEINERTGSGLELVGLAEQTGGTSSAAYVQWPDGRPGALTRTWTPLARMRQTADVLSMVRSHGLPVPRHDLVLELADGAVAVVQERLPGSHARHVDADVIDVMVDMNDRFTGLLTDYPDVPRPPAFPPPDDHRWHETVGRHSDRSRRLLGRLAEMDRDCALETTGDDVVHLDYSVGNILFDQHGQISGVIDWNFGVARGDRRLALLGMKVHLTNEGDEYGAKIDGLDRLDTILSTTIDPTLLRLYWAHLTVHRVHWAIENNLPPERIGQELDLADRHVT
- a CDS encoding MgtC/SapB family protein, whose amino-acid sequence is MITASATLAAAHGQTWRQVGELVLAFGLSSIVGLERQIRGKSAGLRTQAIVGTASALILLVSKYGFADVLSSGTVVLDPSRVAAQIVSGIGFLGAGLIITRRGAIRGLTTAAAVWETAAIGMAAGAGLSLLALTVTALHFVIVLGYTPLMRHLPNQRRGTSTLRVTYEDGKGVLRHLLAACTEHSWTITDLAIEGSRSPEAIDDFDALAAEGSPRPVSVVLGVSGDGVPQDLHSLATVDGVLGIDHVEDENE
- a CDS encoding NAD(P)-dependent oxidoreductase, which translates into the protein MTMTCIAVTGASGKAGRMVVRDLLEHGMKVRATDVAAGPDLGVPLLAADLTDYGQAIEVLEGVDAVVHLANIPAPGRHTPAETFASNTVMNFNVFHGATKMGLRRVVWASSETTLGLPFDEPPLYAPVDEDHYPHPTSTYALSKVASETVAEQISRWSGIPFVGLRFSNILGPDDYEQFPDYWKDPELRRWNLWGYIDGRDVGTACRLALEAQVEGASSYIIAAADTVMATPSADLLAAVYPDVERSRPVEGFETLLAIDRARSALGFEPAHSWRDHVAAPA
- a CDS encoding DUF1707 domain-containing protein is translated as MTDTSDGDNGVQPEEIRASDAEREAVVARLNTATSEGRLQLDEFSARVDRAYQARARGELDDLVRDLPATSGVVPGAVSTPAVPSAQGQGHTHWHVTPLGGLSRRGRWRVPENTVSVALIGGVSLDLREAELAAREVTLTAVTVIGGFDVTVPSGMRVEVEGFSLLGGRKVDVDERAAPDAPTLRLRVFSILGGAKIRSLRPADRRSA